In Bacillus toyonensis BCT-7112, a single window of DNA contains:
- a CDS encoding Lrp/AsnC family transcriptional regulator has protein sequence MESSVIKVLDDLDVQILDILQKESQVSNAELARRVNLSPAAMHARIKRLDGEGFIDKQVAILNQEKLGFDLLCFIFMSTNIHQYEKLEVLERELESMPEVLECHCLTGEYDYLLKVANRDRKELEQFIRKLNKLGITRIQTSLALREIKYSTVLPIRNEEPSID, from the coding sequence ATGGAGTCATCTGTTATTAAAGTGTTAGATGATTTGGATGTACAAATTTTAGATATATTGCAGAAAGAATCACAAGTAAGTAATGCAGAGCTTGCACGCCGTGTTAATTTATCTCCAGCTGCGATGCATGCAAGAATAAAAAGGTTAGATGGAGAAGGTTTTATTGATAAGCAAGTAGCAATTTTAAATCAAGAAAAGCTCGGTTTTGATTTACTATGCTTCATTTTTATGAGTACGAATATTCATCAGTATGAAAAGCTTGAAGTGCTAGAACGAGAATTAGAATCGATGCCTGAAGTGTTAGAATGTCATTGTTTAACAGGGGAATATGATTATTTATTAAAAGTTGCAAATCGTGATCGTAAAGAACTGGAGCAGTTTATTAGAAAGTTGAACAAGCTTGGTATTACACGGATACAGACAAGTTTAGCACTGCGTGAAATTAAATATTCGACGGTATTGCCGATACGAAATGAGGAACCGAGCATCGATTAG
- a CDS encoding N-acetyltransferase: MKICNAVTSDVKEIYSLIEVYAKEGVVLPRSLLSLYQYLQCLYVMKEGEEVVGVAGLHVLGEDLAEVRSLVVSHTYAGKGIGRMLVNHVMDEAAKIKVNRVISLTYETEFFQKCGFDFVNKEVLPEKVWIDCRHCPKVDYCDEVAMIRYVG; encoded by the coding sequence ATGAAAATCTGTAATGCGGTTACGAGTGATGTGAAAGAAATTTATAGTCTCATTGAAGTTTATGCAAAAGAGGGGGTTGTTTTACCGCGTTCTCTTTTGTCTCTCTATCAATATTTGCAATGTTTATATGTTATGAAAGAAGGAGAGGAAGTCGTTGGAGTTGCTGGCTTACATGTATTAGGAGAGGATCTTGCAGAAGTGCGATCTTTAGTAGTTTCGCATACATATGCAGGGAAAGGGATAGGGCGTATGTTAGTGAATCATGTTATGGATGAGGCGGCAAAGATAAAAGTGAACAGGGTAATTTCTTTAACATATGAAACGGAATTTTTTCAAAAGTGTGGGTTTGATTTTGTGAATAAGGAAGTGTTGCCAGAGAAAGTGTGGATTGATTGCAGACATTGTCCAAAAGTTGATTATTGTGATGAAGTGGCGATGATTAGGTATGTTGGGTGA
- a CDS encoding SDR family NAD(P)-dependent oxidoreductase: MKYTVITGASSGIGYESALAFASRGKNIILVARRKEELDGLKLKINEMYPELDVVIRRTDLSVTENVYKLYESLQSFQIETWINNAGFGNFASIAEQNLNKIETMLHVNIEALTILSSLFVRDYSMIDGTQLINVSSGGGYTIVANAVTYCATKFYVSAFTEGLSHELKEQGAKLQAKVLAPGATETEFAKRSFDIDEFQYDNVVPKFHTAKQMAQFMLDLYDSDKVIGLVDGSTYNYELKNPIFNFAVRKTNSNS; encoded by the coding sequence ATGAAATATACTGTTATTACTGGTGCTAGTTCTGGAATCGGCTATGAATCGGCTTTAGCCTTTGCATCTCGTGGAAAAAATATAATACTTGTAGCTCGAAGAAAAGAAGAATTAGATGGATTAAAATTGAAAATTAACGAAATGTATCCGGAGTTAGATGTTGTCATTCGAAGAACTGATTTATCCGTCACGGAAAATGTTTATAAACTTTATGAAAGTCTCCAAAGTTTCCAGATTGAAACGTGGATTAACAACGCAGGTTTTGGTAATTTTGCCTCAATCGCTGAACAAAATTTAAATAAAATAGAAACGATGTTGCATGTAAATATAGAAGCACTAACAATACTCTCTTCCCTTTTCGTTCGAGATTATTCAATGATTGATGGAACACAGCTTATTAACGTTTCATCAGGCGGTGGATATACGATTGTCGCTAATGCTGTTACGTATTGCGCTACGAAATTCTATGTAAGTGCATTTACAGAAGGATTATCTCACGAACTGAAAGAACAAGGTGCAAAATTACAAGCAAAAGTTTTAGCTCCTGGTGCAACTGAAACAGAGTTCGCGAAACGATCATTTGATATTGATGAATTCCAATACGATAATGTTGTACCAAAATTCCACACTGCAAAACAAATGGCACAATTTATGCTCGACCTTTATGATAGCGATAAAGTTATAGGGCTTGTCGATGGTTCTACTTATAACTATGAGCTTAAAAATCCCATTTTTAATTTTGCAGTAAGAAAAACAAATTCAAATTCTTAA
- a CDS encoding MerR family transcriptional regulator produces the protein MYTISEVATLLGVSTHTLRYYEKENILIANRDTNGNRLYEESHIKWLQFVMKLKQTQMPIAKIREYARLYLEGEHTTEARLQLLEDHRKSIQIQRENLEVTEKMLENKIIAYKDSLKNT, from the coding sequence ATGTACACAATTAGCGAGGTAGCTACATTATTAGGAGTGAGCACACATACATTACGTTATTATGAAAAAGAGAACATACTAATTGCAAATCGCGATACAAATGGAAATCGACTGTATGAAGAATCACATATAAAGTGGTTGCAGTTTGTAATGAAGTTAAAACAAACGCAAATGCCAATAGCGAAAATAAGAGAATACGCTAGATTATATTTAGAAGGGGAGCATACAACTGAAGCTCGTTTACAGCTCCTAGAAGATCACAGGAAATCTATTCAGATTCAAAGAGAAAACTTAGAAGTTACAGAGAAGATGCTTGAAAATAAAATCATTGCATACAAAGACTCGTTGAAAAATACATAG
- a CDS encoding glucan-binding protein yields the protein MKKVILPILMSSMFIIPAVSHAEENVVSQKKADTIEQVQEKRGWFQGTGYWLYYNEDGSLAIGWKNINGKWYHFDETGMMATYMKNIQGKTYYFNEDGSMQIGWKKVRVWHYFNEDGSMAKDWKKINGKWYHFDKDGYMSDGRRTIGGKTYTFNADGTMVTGWQEIKSGPYTGKWFYYNADGAMATGWAQVKGKWYYFDASGVMQTGWLKNNNVWYYLNTDGSMKSTENNWNEGWLEENGKRYVFDDTGAMRKGKLAEGGTVWYFNEDGSMLTGWKQLEEGWYYFNDQSGASEQGWFSNKGKWYYFEDGPMKTGWLQENKNWYYLQSSGDMAVGKHLINGKWYTFKHNGIMM from the coding sequence ATGAAGAAAGTTATTTTGCCGATTTTAATGTCTTCAATGTTTATCATACCAGCAGTGTCTCATGCAGAAGAAAATGTAGTTTCTCAAAAGAAAGCGGATACAATTGAGCAAGTTCAAGAAAAACGTGGTTGGTTTCAAGGGACGGGATACTGGTTGTACTATAATGAAGATGGTTCTTTGGCTATAGGCTGGAAAAATATTAATGGAAAATGGTATCACTTTGATGAAACAGGCATGATGGCTACATATATGAAAAATATTCAAGGAAAAACATATTATTTTAATGAAGATGGTTCAATGCAAATAGGATGGAAGAAAGTTCGAGTTTGGCATTATTTTAACGAAGATGGCTCTATGGCTAAAGATTGGAAAAAAATCAATGGAAAATGGTATCACTTTGACAAAGATGGTTACATGTCTGATGGCCGTAGGACTATAGGAGGAAAAACATACACTTTTAATGCAGATGGAACTATGGTTACAGGTTGGCAAGAGATTAAAAGTGGGCCTTATACAGGGAAATGGTTTTACTATAATGCAGATGGCGCTATGGCAACAGGTTGGGCACAAGTGAAAGGGAAATGGTATTATTTTGATGCATCTGGTGTCATGCAAACAGGCTGGTTAAAAAATAATAACGTATGGTATTACTTAAATACAGATGGATCAATGAAAAGCACAGAAAATAACTGGAACGAAGGCTGGTTAGAAGAAAACGGAAAGCGTTATGTTTTTGATGACACTGGTGCTATGCGAAAAGGGAAACTAGCTGAAGGCGGTACGGTTTGGTACTTTAATGAAGATGGTTCAATGCTAACAGGATGGAAACAGCTAGAAGAAGGATGGTATTACTTTAATGATCAATCTGGTGCAAGTGAACAAGGTTGGTTTAGCAATAAAGGGAAATGGTATTACTTTGAAGATGGCCCAATGAAAACAGGTTGGTTACAAGAAAATAAAAATTGGTATTATTTACAGTCTAGCGGTGACATGGCAGTTGGAAAACATTTAATTAATGGAAAATGGTATACGTTCAAACATAACGGTATTATGATGTAA
- a CDS encoding DMT family transporter, whose amino-acid sequence MKNKAWLYVILTCIFEIFWVFGFNTAHTWWHWVVIVGVIAVDFHFLSKACEHLATGTVYAVFAGAGTVGTFLMDVFLFGGSFSVGKLFFIVMVVAGVIGLKLADNKEETAEEIVKGAA is encoded by the coding sequence ATGAAAAATAAAGCTTGGTTATATGTGATATTAACATGTATCTTTGAAATATTTTGGGTGTTCGGTTTTAATACAGCCCATACTTGGTGGCATTGGGTTGTTATTGTAGGAGTTATTGCTGTTGATTTTCATTTTCTTTCTAAAGCGTGCGAACATCTTGCAACAGGGACTGTATATGCTGTGTTTGCCGGAGCTGGTACGGTAGGTACTTTCCTAATGGATGTATTCCTTTTCGGCGGCAGTTTCAGTGTAGGGAAACTATTCTTTATCGTGATGGTCGTAGCGGGTGTTATCGGTTTAAAACTGGCTGATAATAAAGAAGAAACCGCGGAAGAAATTGTGAAAGGAGCTGCTTAA
- a CDS encoding DMT family transporter, with product MGWFFVFCAAISEIVGVIGLKMYSKDKTLANGAIYIGGFATSFAFLYTSFLFLQVSVAYAVWIGIGTAGAVLLNMFLFGESKSKARLISVALIVCGVTGLKALS from the coding sequence ATGGGTTGGTTTTTCGTATTTTGTGCCGCAATTAGTGAAATAGTCGGTGTGATAGGACTTAAAATGTATAGTAAAGATAAGACGTTAGCAAATGGAGCGATTTATATAGGTGGATTTGCAACGTCCTTCGCATTCTTATACACTTCTTTCTTGTTCTTACAAGTAAGTGTGGCTTATGCGGTTTGGATTGGTATTGGAACAGCAGGCGCAGTTTTATTAAATATGTTTCTGTTTGGTGAATCAAAAAGTAAGGCACGTTTGATTAGCGTAGCTCTTATCGTATGTGGAGTTACGGGATTAAAGGCCCTTTCATAA
- a CDS encoding TetR family transcriptional regulator yields MMNKKEKIVYAAIEVFQEKGVEKTKISDIVKLAGIAQGTFYLYFPSKLSVMPAIAEVMVEKMILAVKEKVQNDASFSSKVEQVIDAVFNFIAEYREIQALMYAGLASTEHIKEWEAVYEPLYMWLSEFLSEAKEAGEIRDSVHAERTAKLFIALVESAAEQVYLYDHKDDEQVELQKAEVLDFLIHALHIKK; encoded by the coding sequence ATGATGAATAAAAAAGAAAAAATTGTCTATGCAGCTATTGAAGTGTTTCAGGAAAAGGGCGTTGAAAAAACGAAGATTTCTGATATCGTGAAATTGGCTGGCATTGCACAAGGAACTTTCTATTTATATTTTCCTTCTAAGCTATCTGTTATGCCTGCAATAGCAGAAGTGATGGTTGAGAAGATGATACTTGCAGTGAAAGAAAAAGTACAGAACGATGCATCTTTTTCAAGTAAAGTTGAGCAAGTAATAGATGCAGTATTTAACTTTATAGCTGAATATCGTGAAATACAAGCATTAATGTATGCGGGTCTTGCATCTACTGAACATATAAAAGAATGGGAAGCTGTATATGAGCCTCTTTATATGTGGCTAAGCGAATTTTTAAGCGAGGCAAAAGAAGCTGGTGAAATTCGTGATTCGGTTCACGCAGAGCGAACAGCCAAGTTATTTATCGCTCTTGTTGAATCAGCAGCGGAACAAGTTTATTTATACGATCATAAAGATGATGAGCAAGTGGAGCTTCAAAAGGCAGAAGTACTAGATTTTTTAATACATGCACTACATATAAAGAAATAA
- a CDS encoding MFS transporter, with amino-acid sequence MKKPIKEQKMVLVILLSNIFIAFLGIGLIIPVMPSFMNDMNLTGKTMGYLVAVFAMAQLITSPITGRWVDLYGRKKMIIIGLFIFGVSELLFGLGKDVWMLYVARVLGGVSAAFIMPGVTAYVADITSIQERPKAMGYLSAAISTGFIIGPGIGGFIAEYGIRVPFFVAAVIAFVACVISIFILKEPLTKEELAEISSNTKESSFIGDLKKSLNPMYAIAFIIVFVLAFGLSAYETVFSLFSDHKFGFTPKDIAAIITISSIFGVVVQVFMFGKLVDMFGEKVLIQICLIVGAVLAFVSTVVFNYWIVLLVTCFIFLAFDLLRPALTTFLSKAAGKEQGFVAGMNSTYTSLGNIAGPAMGGILFDMNIHYPYAFSGVVLIVGLGITFMWREKQLAESFAK; translated from the coding sequence GTGAAGAAACCGATAAAAGAACAAAAGATGGTATTGGTCATTCTTTTAAGCAATATATTTATCGCTTTTTTAGGGATTGGGTTAATCATTCCGGTTATGCCGTCCTTTATGAATGATATGAATTTAACAGGTAAAACGATGGGCTATCTCGTTGCAGTGTTTGCAATGGCTCAGCTCATAACTTCACCAATTACAGGTCGTTGGGTCGATCTTTACGGTAGGAAGAAAATGATAATCATTGGATTATTTATTTTTGGTGTTTCAGAGCTTCTTTTTGGATTAGGAAAAGATGTGTGGATGCTTTATGTAGCGAGGGTGTTAGGCGGAGTTAGTGCTGCGTTTATTATGCCGGGTGTTACAGCATATGTTGCGGATATTACATCGATTCAGGAACGACCAAAGGCGATGGGTTATCTTTCAGCAGCTATTAGCACTGGATTTATTATAGGGCCTGGAATCGGCGGGTTTATTGCAGAATACGGAATACGTGTGCCGTTCTTTGTGGCAGCAGTGATTGCTTTTGTAGCATGTGTGATTTCGATCTTTATTTTAAAAGAACCGTTAACGAAAGAAGAGCTTGCAGAAATTTCTTCTAATACGAAAGAATCAAGCTTTATTGGAGATTTAAAGAAATCATTAAACCCAATGTATGCAATTGCATTTATTATTGTATTTGTACTCGCATTTGGATTATCAGCATATGAAACTGTGTTTAGTCTGTTTTCTGATCATAAATTTGGTTTCACGCCGAAAGATATTGCTGCAATTATTACAATTAGTTCAATCTTTGGGGTAGTTGTGCAAGTATTTATGTTTGGAAAATTAGTTGACATGTTTGGTGAAAAAGTGTTAATTCAAATATGTTTAATTGTGGGAGCAGTGTTAGCGTTTGTATCCACTGTAGTCTTTAATTATTGGATTGTACTTCTCGTTACTTGCTTCATTTTCTTAGCATTTGATTTACTTCGTCCAGCTTTAACGACGTTTTTATCAAAAGCAGCTGGAAAAGAGCAAGGATTTGTTGCTGGTATGAACTCAACGTATACGAGTTTAGGAAATATCGCAGGACCTGCTATGGGCGGAATATTATTTGATATGAATATTCATTATCCATATGCATTTTCAGGAGTTGTTTTAATCGTTGGTCTCGGCATTACATTTATGTGGAGAGAGAAACAGCTAGCTGAAAGTTTTGCGAAGTAA
- a CDS encoding winged helix-turn-helix transcriptional regulator → MNNIDSVVLTKGLPGIPCPIAKTLDVISTKWTFLIIRDLLIEGTLRFSDLQKSMDGISPKTLSLRLKELEAQGIITRKVYPEVPPRVEYTLTDKGKQLEGIFIELKRFGLSL, encoded by the coding sequence ATGAACAATATAGATTCAGTTGTATTAACGAAAGGTTTACCTGGCATACCTTGTCCTATCGCTAAAACGCTTGACGTAATCAGTACAAAATGGACGTTTTTAATCATTCGTGACCTTCTTATTGAAGGAACTTTACGTTTTAGTGATTTACAAAAATCAATGGACGGCATTAGCCCAAAAACATTATCGCTTCGCCTAAAAGAATTGGAAGCACAAGGGATTATAACGCGAAAAGTATATCCAGAAGTTCCGCCCCGCGTAGAGTACACTTTAACGGATAAAGGAAAGCAATTAGAGGGGATTTTTATTGAATTAAAGCGGTTTGGATTAAGTTTATAA
- a CDS encoding ester cyclase, with amino-acid sequence MSMKKLFMFLNFFVICIVFVACSGEQKTEIQLLKEMPKPKAMTIDPSLSKKEATEMVHAAQRFYAFWDTGKEELIPQTVTKDFFDNTLPKGRPQGTEGLKFAAQNFRKVVPNIHCEIEDLLVVGDKVTARLSFTGTYNDKKINFFAIDMLHVKDGKITEDWHLEDNLTLKQQLGLIAEE; translated from the coding sequence ATGAGTATGAAAAAGTTGTTTATGTTCCTTAATTTTTTTGTCATTTGTATTGTGTTTGTAGCATGTAGTGGTGAGCAAAAAACTGAAATTCAGTTATTAAAAGAGATGCCAAAGCCAAAAGCAATGACAATTGATCCCTCACTAAGTAAAAAAGAAGCGACAGAAATGGTTCATGCAGCGCAGCGTTTTTATGCATTTTGGGATACAGGTAAGGAGGAACTTATTCCGCAGACTGTTACTAAAGATTTTTTCGATAATACATTGCCGAAAGGGCGACCACAAGGCACTGAAGGACTAAAATTTGCGGCACAAAATTTTCGTAAAGTCGTTCCTAATATACATTGCGAGATTGAAGATTTATTAGTCGTTGGTGATAAAGTAACAGCTCGTCTTTCTTTTACAGGAACGTATAATGATAAGAAAATCAATTTTTTCGCCATTGATATGTTACATGTGAAAGACGGAAAGATCACGGAAGACTGGCATTTAGAAGATAATCTTACGCTGAAGCAGCAACTGGGCTTAATAGCTGAAGAGTAG
- a CDS encoding NAD(P)H-dependent oxidoreductase, which yields MKNIFIINGHEKYGTKEGRLNRTLVDYMVTVLSENHHVKTTTIQDGYSIKEEQEKFLWADVVIYQTPIYWFSVPGLFKTYMDEVYEYGLFFKGADEYGTGGLLKEKEYMFSTTWNAPEKAFGDKTKFFEGESLESTLSHLHRVQKFLGMSPLKSFACYDVVKNPDIEQYLLNLKNHLDGVIQ from the coding sequence ATGAAAAATATTTTTATTATAAATGGACATGAGAAATACGGTACGAAAGAAGGACGATTAAATAGAACGTTAGTAGATTATATGGTAACGGTATTAAGCGAGAATCATCATGTGAAAACAACAACGATTCAAGATGGCTATAGTATTAAAGAAGAGCAAGAGAAGTTTTTATGGGCGGATGTTGTGATTTATCAAACACCAATTTATTGGTTTAGTGTACCTGGACTATTTAAAACATATATGGATGAAGTATATGAATACGGTTTGTTCTTTAAAGGTGCTGATGAATATGGAACAGGTGGTTTATTAAAAGAGAAAGAGTATATGTTTTCTACAACTTGGAACGCACCGGAGAAAGCATTTGGAGATAAGACGAAGTTTTTTGAAGGAGAAAGTTTAGAATCTACGCTTAGTCATTTACACCGTGTGCAGAAGTTTCTCGGTATGAGTCCGTTAAAGAGTTTTGCTTGTTATGATGTGGTGAAGAATCCGGATATTGAGCAATATTTATTGAACTTGAAAAATCACTTGGATGGAGTAATTCAATAA
- a CDS encoding SgrR family transcriptional regulator yields MIEGSVYMKIMDYYIRLRLHAQDQQHIRNSLQELADVLYCSTKNVKILLKKMSEEQLINWTPGRGRGNKTEILFIHNFVEAIESYTDELLAQEKLKDIFLLLKEPLPLALQKKIENKLHHHFGYEPSNDMYDILKIPISRKIFPLDPAFVAVTTESHLTSQIFDTLVVYNDVTEKMEPHIAHTWELSEDGLTWTFYLRKDVYFHNETVLTSKDVRFSFERLKEIHSPFEWLTEEIVQIETPSPLQIRFHLAKPNLFFLHYVSSIQLAILPHDASIENHHYIGTGPFKLAHYSEDNIVFEAFTHYFKERALLDRIEFWGIPDHVQIDADYELPNEEENERHNIQIEEIGCIYAGFNFTKPGPHHDMYFRKAWRELYDVETIIRSIEGRRTIAASSFFPERSRQASKRSYSLEKAKEYLKKSTYNGKTIHIYFFAFKDSANDAHFLKARCESLGIQVELHPFLVSDYMNRSIDQHADIIFMGEVFAADHELAFLNVFKNKSCFVNRFMDPHYEKQINCLLDTFLLEGNKEKRYELMYEIEEFLQTEHIILFNYHVLKRKTYPSSLKNVTIDSFGWANFAKLWIQPSMS; encoded by the coding sequence ATAATAGAAGGAAGTGTATATATGAAAATTATGGACTATTACATTAGACTAAGACTACATGCACAAGATCAACAACATATACGAAATAGCTTACAAGAATTAGCGGATGTTTTATATTGCAGTACGAAAAACGTAAAGATTTTATTAAAGAAAATGAGCGAGGAGCAATTAATTAACTGGACTCCAGGGCGAGGCCGCGGGAATAAAACGGAAATTCTATTTATACATAATTTCGTAGAAGCGATTGAGTCCTATACAGATGAACTGTTAGCGCAAGAAAAATTAAAAGATATCTTTCTTCTTTTAAAAGAACCCCTACCCCTTGCACTTCAAAAAAAGATAGAAAATAAACTACATCATCATTTTGGATACGAACCTTCAAATGATATGTACGACATATTAAAGATTCCTATATCGAGAAAGATATTTCCATTAGATCCGGCTTTTGTGGCTGTAACTACAGAGAGCCATCTTACGAGTCAAATTTTTGATACGTTAGTCGTTTATAACGATGTTACTGAAAAAATGGAACCACACATTGCGCATACGTGGGAATTAAGTGAAGACGGGCTTACGTGGACTTTTTATTTACGAAAGGATGTATATTTTCATAACGAAACAGTTTTAACTTCTAAAGATGTACGATTTTCATTTGAAAGACTAAAAGAAATTCACTCTCCTTTCGAATGGTTAACAGAAGAAATTGTTCAAATTGAAACACCATCACCATTGCAAATTCGATTCCATTTAGCAAAACCAAATCTATTTTTCTTACACTATGTAAGTTCCATACAACTAGCAATTTTGCCACATGATGCTAGTATTGAAAATCATCATTATATAGGTACTGGACCTTTCAAACTTGCTCATTACTCTGAAGATAATATCGTGTTCGAAGCGTTCACTCATTATTTTAAAGAGCGCGCGTTATTAGACCGTATTGAATTTTGGGGTATTCCTGATCATGTACAAATCGATGCTGATTATGAACTACCAAATGAAGAAGAAAATGAAAGGCATAATATACAAATAGAAGAAATAGGTTGTATTTATGCTGGCTTCAACTTTACAAAACCTGGTCCTCATCATGACATGTACTTTCGAAAGGCTTGGAGAGAACTATATGATGTTGAAACGATAATTCGTAGCATAGAAGGTAGACGAACAATTGCTGCATCAAGTTTTTTCCCTGAAAGAAGCCGTCAAGCTTCTAAAAGATCCTACTCTTTAGAAAAAGCGAAAGAGTATTTAAAAAAGAGCACCTATAATGGAAAAACGATACACATTTATTTCTTCGCATTTAAAGATAGTGCAAATGATGCACATTTCCTAAAAGCACGATGTGAAAGTTTAGGTATACAAGTAGAGCTTCACCCATTTCTCGTTTCAGATTATATGAATCGTTCTATTGATCAACATGCTGATATTATTTTTATGGGAGAAGTATTTGCTGCCGATCATGAACTTGCATTCTTAAATGTATTTAAAAATAAAAGTTGCTTCGTAAACCGGTTCATGGACCCGCACTATGAAAAACAAATTAACTGTTTGCTAGATACATTTTTATTAGAAGGAAATAAGGAGAAGCGCTACGAGCTCATGTATGAAATCGAAGAATTTTTACAAACAGAACACATCATTTTATTTAACTATCACGTTTTAAAAAGAAAAACATACCCTTCTTCTTTAAAAAACGTAACGATTGATTCATTCGGTTGGGCAAATTTTGCAAAGTTATGGATACAGCCATCCATGTCTTAA
- a CDS encoding MDR family MFS transporter — MGFWSMHRNIKIRIITSFLTRTVSTMIFPFMAIYFSIKLGSAIAGALLLINVIASLVIGLYGGYVGDRLGRKKVMIIGQSIQVISIACMGIANSDYVDSPWLTFIFMLVNSLGSGLMNPATEAMLIDVSTPENRKVMYSINYWAINLSIAIGAIFGGLLFENYRLQLFIGLTVIAVITLYVMAVYMEEVYVARKTVEKKNVLKDMADSYKVVMKDKAFLIFCAASICTLSLEFQVNNYLGVRLQQEFETVHFFFRDGVTFDLTGIRMMSWISAENTILVVLCSALLIKMLKSFNDLKILYVGLFIYTIGFTILGTSNSLWILLIAGLFQTVGEMMYVPVRQSIMADMVPDEARGSYMAINGMVFQMAKMNGALGVMLGSFIASWGMSALYFIVGMSSILLFMKAIGKEKYQDEGKVSQIG, encoded by the coding sequence ATGGGGTTTTGGAGTATGCATCGAAATATAAAAATTAGAATTATAACTTCGTTTTTAACACGTACTGTATCCACGATGATTTTTCCATTTATGGCGATTTATTTTTCAATAAAATTAGGTAGTGCAATTGCTGGTGCGTTACTACTTATTAATGTAATAGCTTCATTAGTAATTGGTTTATACGGTGGATATGTTGGGGATCGACTTGGTCGTAAAAAAGTAATGATTATCGGTCAAAGTATACAAGTCATTTCAATCGCTTGTATGGGGATTGCAAACTCAGATTATGTAGATTCACCGTGGCTAACATTTATCTTTATGTTAGTGAATAGTTTAGGGTCTGGTCTTATGAATCCTGCGACAGAGGCGATGTTAATTGATGTGAGTACACCGGAAAATCGAAAAGTGATGTACAGCATTAACTACTGGGCGATTAATTTATCCATTGCAATTGGAGCGATATTTGGCGGATTATTGTTTGAAAACTATAGATTACAATTGTTTATTGGATTAACAGTTATTGCAGTTATTACTTTATATGTGATGGCTGTATATATGGAAGAAGTGTATGTAGCACGAAAAACGGTGGAGAAGAAAAATGTATTAAAAGATATGGCGGATAGTTATAAAGTCGTAATGAAAGATAAAGCGTTTTTAATTTTTTGTGCAGCAAGTATATGTACATTATCTCTAGAGTTTCAGGTTAATAATTATTTAGGAGTACGTTTGCAGCAGGAATTTGAAACGGTGCACTTTTTCTTTAGGGATGGTGTGACGTTTGATTTAACAGGTATTCGAATGATGAGCTGGATTTCAGCAGAGAATACAATTTTAGTTGTGTTATGTTCGGCACTCCTTATTAAAATGCTGAAAAGCTTCAACGATTTGAAAATCTTATATGTAGGTTTATTCATTTATACAATTGGATTTACAATACTCGGAACGAGCAATAGTTTATGGATTTTATTAATTGCAGGGCTTTTCCAAACGGTAGGCGAGATGATGTATGTGCCAGTGCGTCAATCTATTATGGCAGATATGGTGCCGGATGAGGCAAGAGGTTCTTATATGGCGATTAACGGGATGGTCTTTCAAATGGCGAAAATGAACGGGGCATTAGGTGTTATGTTAGGTTCATTTATTGCATCTTGGGGCATGAGTGCTCTGTACTTTATTGTTGGTATGAGCAGTATTTTATTATTTATGAAGGCGATAGGGAAAGAGAAATATCAAGATGAAGGGAAGGTTTCTCAGATCGGATAA